In Spirochaetota bacterium, the following are encoded in one genomic region:
- a CDS encoding response regulator: MKTLIGMQGRPVIRFFRWCLQLPRVQDLPIMPGSPLRGRFEAAIDVRHPGDGRAMTGDMGLLHGKRYGVPGCNHGYLSNVAPRRFLCRWNRALFACFLLFSLSCRLPPFSSEERTARGGVIDLRAELPALDRTVRLDGEWEFFWKKFIGPGRSHSDNAPRPDALAIVPSNWNGLAIDGREIGGTGFASYRLTVLLPPESRGPLAFEFKEMGTAYTIFVNGERIGSRGDVADSAEAERPSLRPGTYLYVPASPELEIILHVSNFHYRKGGIWHPIEFGPAARLGETNTRHVIAEAVLAGALLLIGLYHLIISALARGERSPVYFGFICLNIALRELVLGHKNLLSLLPALPFEVYLPLEYFTFGLTVPLFAEYFGALFPRRFPRAYIRALWIVFGVFAAAVLFTPPVFFTWLVFPYYANILAFCGYALCAVCLSSRRGNPDARLVLWPGLAMIFAGVNDIAYASKLIDTTNLLAPGLLVFMLAQALLIAGRFSRAFRKVEVLSGELSSKNTSLEAVNREITGLKDALEYKVRERTLDLELARDRAESANRAKSTFLANVSHEIRTPLNVVLGFSQLLETRTDSLSNEELEWIGHIRNAGENLLGTVNDILDISRVEAGKLKLEMAPVQVGELLAGCVQSIMPLAREKGLTVRTEVRDETAIIRGDAARLKQIFANLLSNAIKFTGDGLEIGVIAAKTGAEIRITVWDQGPGVRPQDRERIFLPFEQAYEANSGKPQGTGLGLAISSKLAELHGGRITLESRQGGGSLFHLVFPLECGAGIPAPHAGRGKPGPAPGSLRGNVLIIEDNDSILKLYHSIFERTGLNVVYAVSGEEGVLTAANRDFHLILMDMQLPGMDGIAAAREIRKTLGDRTPPIIALTAHAMTGDREHFMREGFFDYISKPFKIEDLMEKLAQIMGLRATDPE, translated from the coding sequence ATGAAAACATTAATTGGAATGCAGGGCCGGCCGGTGATACGATTTTTTCGTTGGTGTCTGCAACTGCCGAGGGTGCAAGATTTGCCGATTATGCCGGGCTCCCCATTGCGAGGCCGGTTCGAGGCCGCGATTGACGTGAGACACCCCGGCGATGGGCGTGCGATGACAGGGGACATGGGCCTGCTACACGGGAAACGATATGGAGTGCCGGGGTGCAATCACGGATACTTGTCGAACGTGGCGCCTCGAAGGTTCCTGTGCAGGTGGAACCGTGCACTATTCGCGTGCTTCCTGCTTTTTTCCCTTTCCTGCCGGCTTCCCCCCTTTAGCTCAGAAGAACGAACCGCCCGAGGCGGGGTGATCGACCTTCGCGCCGAGCTTCCCGCCCTTGACCGCACCGTCCGCCTGGACGGTGAATGGGAATTTTTCTGGAAAAAATTCATCGGCCCCGGCAGGAGCCATTCGGACAACGCGCCGCGGCCGGACGCCCTCGCAATCGTCCCCTCCAACTGGAACGGGCTGGCGATTGACGGACGGGAGATCGGGGGAACCGGTTTCGCGAGTTATCGTCTGACCGTGCTCCTGCCCCCTGAATCCCGGGGGCCCCTGGCCTTCGAATTCAAGGAGATGGGGACCGCGTATACCATCTTCGTCAACGGGGAGCGGATCGGGAGCAGGGGGGATGTAGCGGATTCCGCGGAGGCGGAGCGGCCTTCCCTTCGTCCGGGAACGTACCTGTACGTTCCCGCCTCGCCCGAGCTCGAAATTATCCTGCATGTGTCGAACTTCCATTACCGCAAGGGCGGGATCTGGCACCCCATAGAGTTCGGCCCGGCGGCGCGGCTGGGTGAAACCAATACGAGGCATGTCATCGCGGAGGCCGTCCTGGCGGGCGCCCTCCTGCTCATCGGGCTCTACCACCTTATCATCAGCGCGCTGGCACGGGGCGAACGATCGCCGGTATATTTCGGTTTTATCTGTCTGAATATCGCGCTGCGCGAGCTCGTGCTGGGGCATAAGAACCTCCTGAGCCTGCTGCCCGCGCTTCCGTTCGAGGTTTATCTGCCCCTCGAATATTTCACGTTCGGCCTGACCGTGCCGCTTTTCGCCGAGTACTTCGGCGCGCTCTTTCCCCGGCGCTTTCCGCGCGCATATATTCGCGCGCTTTGGATCGTGTTCGGCGTCTTCGCGGCGGCCGTTCTCTTTACGCCTCCCGTGTTCTTCACGTGGCTGGTTTTTCCGTATTATGCCAACATCCTCGCGTTCTGCGGCTACGCGCTGTGCGCGGTCTGCCTCTCATCGCGGCGCGGAAACCCGGACGCCCGCCTGGTGTTGTGGCCCGGCCTCGCGATGATCTTCGCGGGTGTCAATGACATCGCGTACGCGAGCAAGCTCATCGACACCACGAACCTGCTCGCCCCGGGCCTCCTCGTCTTCATGCTCGCCCAGGCGCTGCTTATCGCGGGCCGCTTCTCGCGGGCCTTCAGGAAGGTCGAGGTTCTCTCCGGCGAGCTCTCATCGAAGAACACGAGCCTTGAAGCGGTGAACCGCGAGATCACCGGGCTAAAAGACGCCCTGGAGTACAAGGTGCGGGAGAGAACCCTGGACCTGGAGCTCGCGCGCGACCGCGCCGAGAGCGCGAACCGCGCAAAGAGCACCTTCCTCGCCAACGTGAGCCACGAAATCCGGACGCCGCTCAACGTGGTCCTGGGATTCAGCCAGCTCCTGGAAACGCGCACGGATTCGCTGTCGAACGAAGAGCTGGAATGGATAGGGCATATCAGGAACGCGGGGGAAAATCTGCTGGGCACCGTAAACGACATTCTTGACATCTCCAGGGTAGAGGCCGGAAAGCTCAAGCTCGAGATGGCCCCGGTCCAGGTAGGTGAGCTGCTGGCCGGGTGCGTGCAGTCGATCATGCCCCTGGCGCGCGAAAAGGGCCTTACCGTCCGCACGGAGGTGCGCGACGAAACCGCGATCATCCGGGGCGACGCCGCAAGGCTCAAACAGATATTCGCCAACCTGCTCTCGAACGCGATCAAGTTCACCGGCGACGGATTGGAGATCGGCGTCATCGCCGCGAAGACCGGCGCGGAAATCCGCATAACGGTCTGGGACCAGGGACCGGGCGTGAGGCCCCAGGACCGGGAGCGGATATTCCTGCCGTTCGAGCAGGCTTACGAGGCTAACTCGGGCAAACCCCAGGGGACCGGGCTGGGGCTGGCGATCTCGTCCAAGCTCGCCGAGCTCCACGGGGGGCGCATCACCCTGGAAAGCAGGCAGGGAGGGGGAAGCCTGTTCCACCTCGTGTTTCCGCTGGAATGCGGGGCCGGAATTCCGGCGCCGCATGCGGGCAGGGGGAAACCAGGGCCGGCACCGGGCTCCCTCCGCGGAAACGTGCTTATTATAGAAGACAACGACTCCATCCTCAAGCTCTACCATTCGATATTCGAGCGTACGGGACTCAATGTGGTGTACGCGGTGAGCGGGGAGGAAGGCGTCCTCACCGCGGCGAACCGGGACTTTCACCTCATCCTCATGGACATGCAGCTTCCGGGAATGGACGGGATCGCCGCCGCGCGCGAGATACGGAAGACCCTGGGCGACCGTACGCCGCCCATCATCGCCCTCACCGCGCACGCGATGACCGGCGACAGGGAGCACTTCATGCGCGAGGGCTTTTTCGACTACATCTCGAAGCCCTTCAAGATAGAGGACCTTATGGAAAAGCTGGCGCAGATAATGGGCCTTCGCGCAACGGACCCCGAATAA
- a CDS encoding class I SAM-dependent methyltransferase has translation MSAGTPLYDPPLAACPLCGAPAPSPLYRIDRSTPPFSVGRCANCDFIFMNPRFTREVIASFYGPGYYEGNAEYSYYDERAAEKYARYVWERRIGVLRRYAPSGKFLDVGCAFGGLLKCASRHYAPYGIEMSGYSGRYAKALFGDAVHIGTLEDHPFPLGGFSVVTMVEVIEHCPDPAAVLRECRRLLAPGGVLLVQTANMDGLQAAMQGADYAYFMPGHLSYFSKRTLTKALTDAGFSRVIAFHPVEFGLLPKLLKSRSSFRRWTDYRHWLRISLYHLLGKVHAGDFALTSSMVLYAIV, from the coding sequence ATGAGCGCCGGGACGCCCCTCTACGACCCGCCCCTCGCGGCATGCCCCCTGTGCGGCGCGCCGGCACCGTCGCCCCTGTATCGCATCGATCGCTCTACGCCCCCCTTCTCCGTGGGCCGATGCGCCAACTGCGATTTCATCTTCATGAATCCCCGTTTCACGCGCGAGGTCATCGCCTCGTTTTACGGTCCGGGCTATTACGAAGGGAACGCCGAGTATTCCTACTACGACGAGCGCGCCGCGGAGAAATACGCGCGGTACGTGTGGGAGCGGAGAATCGGCGTCCTCAGGCGGTATGCGCCGTCGGGGAAATTCCTGGATGTGGGGTGCGCGTTCGGCGGCCTGCTCAAATGCGCCTCCCGCCATTACGCCCCCTATGGCATCGAGATGTCGGGGTATTCGGGCCGATACGCGAAAGCGCTCTTCGGGGACGCGGTCCATATCGGAACCCTCGAAGACCATCCCTTCCCACTCGGTGGCTTCTCGGTCGTCACGATGGTCGAGGTGATCGAGCACTGCCCGGACCCCGCCGCGGTTCTGCGCGAATGCCGCAGGCTCCTCGCCCCGGGCGGCGTCCTCCTCGTCCAGACCGCGAACATGGACGGGCTCCAGGCGGCAATGCAGGGGGCCGATTACGCGTATTTCATGCCCGGCCATCTTTCCTATTTTTCAAAGCGCACCCTCACGAAGGCGCTCACTGACGCGGGCTTTTCCCGGGTGATCGCCTTCCACCCGGTAGAATTCGGGCTTCTGCCCAAGCTCCTCAAATCGCGCTCCTCCTTCCGCCGCTGGACCGATTACCGTCACTGGCTGCGCATTTCCCTCTACCACCTCCTGGGAAAGGTGCATGCCGGCGATTTCGCGCTCACTAGTTCCATGGTGCTGTACGCAATCGTGTAA
- a CDS encoding ATP-grasp domain-containing protein has translation MSLFKLPRILKRTRRAPARLFISIGMGENQLPLIREARALGFRVIGVDRDTRAFAATHCDLKIQESIENFAEIFTHLEDISVYGDIRGVLSKSYGPAVRTASYIANMLGFPMFPSRRMDDFIVKKRMKEVFQAGGIPSPEYLVVETSARGAAGAARLGFPLVVKPVTGHAKTGVRMVTSRRELQRFAGSIRGKGAGFIAERFVEGDEIIALGIIHGRTFHLASLSDKETTPAPYFVDLLHVTPSRHHALWTEVTAIGQRIAEAFEIEFSPLVIEMRVDSRQGIQVIEAVPEFGGECLPDHLVPLATGYNFLEQAVRAATGMTFTPPPARAPRLAVAVKYLTADKGRLLSLDTRAPRGVPGIVYSRFFKALGAEVGPPADNHDRIGVIVAKGRTREAALDAAALAARACAVTVGRGGSEK, from the coding sequence ATGTCCCTATTTAAACTTCCCAGGATCCTTAAACGAACGAGGCGCGCCCCCGCCCGTCTCTTCATCTCCATTGGCATGGGGGAGAACCAACTGCCGCTCATCCGGGAGGCCCGCGCGCTTGGATTCAGGGTGATCGGCGTGGACCGCGACACCAGGGCGTTCGCGGCAACCCATTGCGATCTGAAAATCCAGGAATCCATAGAAAACTTTGCAGAGATTTTCACCCATCTCGAGGACATCTCGGTGTACGGCGACATACGCGGGGTGCTTTCGAAATCCTACGGCCCGGCGGTGCGGACCGCAAGCTATATCGCAAACATGCTCGGCTTCCCCATGTTCCCCAGCAGGCGCATGGACGATTTTATCGTCAAGAAGCGGATGAAAGAGGTTTTCCAGGCCGGGGGGATTCCCTCGCCGGAATACCTGGTGGTCGAGACGTCCGCCAGGGGGGCAGCCGGGGCCGCGCGACTCGGATTTCCCCTCGTGGTGAAACCAGTTACCGGTCATGCCAAGACCGGGGTGAGAATGGTGACCAGCCGCAGGGAGCTGCAGCGCTTCGCCGGCTCCATTCGCGGAAAGGGCGCCGGTTTCATCGCGGAGCGCTTCGTGGAAGGCGACGAGATCATCGCGCTGGGGATTATTCACGGGCGCACGTTTCATCTCGCCTCGCTCAGCGACAAGGAAACCACCCCGGCCCCGTATTTCGTCGACCTCCTGCATGTCACGCCCTCCCGGCACCATGCCCTGTGGACGGAGGTCACCGCTATCGGGCAGCGCATCGCCGAGGCCTTCGAGATCGAGTTTTCCCCCCTCGTCATCGAGATGCGCGTCGATTCCCGGCAGGGCATCCAGGTAATCGAAGCGGTGCCCGAGTTTGGCGGGGAATGCCTTCCCGACCACCTCGTACCGCTTGCCACCGGGTATAACTTCCTGGAACAGGCGGTGCGCGCGGCGACCGGCATGACCTTCACCCCGCCCCCCGCACGGGCGCCGCGCCTGGCCGTGGCCGTGAAGTACCTGACCGCCGACAAGGGCCGCCTCCTTTCCCTTGACACCCGGGCGCCGCGCGGCGTACCGGGGATCGTCTACTCCCGGTTCTTCAAGGCCCTGGGCGCGGAGGTGGGCCCCCCGGCGGACAACCACGATCGTATCGGCGTGATCGTCGCAAAGGGCCGCACGCGGGAGGCGGCGCTGGACGCCGCGGCGCTCGCCGCGCGCGCGTGTGCCGTCACCGTAGGCAGGGGGGGATCGGAAAAATGA
- a CDS encoding class I SAM-dependent methyltransferase — protein MSSERAWERHYTRGKSVLAHPDENLVRMLAPWLAEKDMSRLAAADIGCGTGRHLRLFLEYGIPSPAGLDTSANALAVCRDLYHVPVLRGDARALPFKEGSLDLAVAWGSLHYTIKEDLPVMLAQIRRALKAGGRLFATLRNSRDTYLKKGTHRGNDVWVTDLADIEHSVVSFYAEEEVRSALAPFARFAYGMMERTLPGDMNARIAHWYFWAER, from the coding sequence ATGAGCTCGGAACGCGCCTGGGAGCGTCACTACACCCGCGGCAAATCGGTACTCGCCCACCCCGATGAAAATCTCGTGCGGATGCTCGCCCCCTGGCTCGCCGAAAAAGACATGTCACGCCTGGCCGCCGCGGATATCGGATGCGGAACAGGGCGCCACCTGAGGCTCTTCCTCGAGTACGGGATCCCCTCGCCCGCCGGTCTGGACACGAGCGCCAACGCGCTCGCGGTTTGCCGCGACCTGTATCATGTCCCGGTCCTGCGCGGCGACGCGCGCGCGCTCCCGTTCAAAGAGGGCTCGCTTGACCTCGCCGTGGCCTGGGGATCGCTGCATTATACCATAAAGGAAGACCTTCCCGTAATGCTCGCCCAAATCCGGCGCGCGCTCAAGGCCGGGGGGCGCCTCTTCGCCACGCTCCGCAACAGCAGGGACACCTATTTAAAAAAAGGCACCCACCGCGGCAACGACGTCTGGGTCACCGACCTCGCGGATATAGAGCACTCGGTGGTCTCGTTTTACGCCGAGGAAGAGGTTCGGTCCGCGCTCGCGCCCTTCGCGCGCTTCGCGTACGGCATGATGGAGCGCACGCTCCCCGGCGACATGAACGCGCGCATAGCGCACTGGTATTTCTGGGCGGAGCGATGA